The DNA region gagtCTGGTGGCTCTGCCTGagctgtctccagcagctggggaaCATTTGGGCCCACCGTGGAGAGGGAGAACAGAAGAGGCAGCCGTGGAGATGGCAGAACGTTGCTGGTGGAACCCCCTGAGGTCACAAAGGGCCCTGTGGAGCTGCAAATCCAGGCCCtgcaggtgtgcagggcaggtggGTGTCAcgtctgctgctgcaggagctgcaccaggagctgcaccagcagcagcagcaccagcagctgcagcatggCATGGGCATGCTGGGCCCTGGCtctcagcctgctcctgctggccctgccagcccGGGCAGCTCCGTGGCAAGCAGAGCCCGTGGGTAGGTGGCAGCCAGGATGCTCTGCAGTGCCTCATGGGCAGCAGGGGCTCAGAATTGCCCTGActgtctctctgtgtctctgcagtgcaggaggaggaggaggaggaggcgccTGGGGAAGGCCTGGCAGGCCCCAGGGAGAGCACCGTGCACACAGCAGGTGTGTGGGGATGGCTGTGCTTTGTGCAGCCCCACTGTGAGACCCCTGAGGCCCCAACACAACCCAGGGGATCCCTCCTCACAACTGGGGGGCCCAAAGgcgtgcactctccttggcacAGGAATGGGTTTTGTTCACTCCAAGGGTTGATTGGTCAGGCAGCTCCTGTCCAGCTGTGCTCcccctgtccagctgtgctccctgcGCTCCCCCCATCCTCTCTGTCCAGCCCCCTGAGTCCCGACCATGGGGACAGCTGCATCCTTCAGCAAAGATGGGCAAGTGCAAGAAGAAATGTGAAGGATTCCCAGGATCAGGGAGCACAGCCTGGTGTGCTGTGTTGTTCCATGATCCTCTTCCCTGTTCTGCTGTTCCATCAGGACAGATGGTGCTCCAGGCTATGGGGGGAGCTCCTGGGGGAGTCTGGATGCAGCTGTGGGCACTGTCAGGGGGTTCCCAACTTCTCAGCTCGACCCTGcactggagctgccctggtcACTTGTCAGTGCTGACCGACTGCACAGCCTGAGGGCTGCTCACAGGGTTTGCTGGGGGCAAAATGCAACTTTATTCTCTGCATCAAGGTCCAGAGTATCAAGATGGAAGGGGACAATCTTCCGTGGAGACAACCAAAGTGCTGCATGACATCCTGAGGGAGCTGAAGGCGATAGTAGGAGGTGGGCACAGGTCACTCCTGAGCAGCACAGTCGGCAGCTGAGGTCTTGGGTGCATGGAGGGGCACACCAAAGACCCCCCAGCCACACTCAGACCCTCGCTGAGGGACCCTGTGGACACTGGCGAGCTGCAAGGGTGGCCCAGAGTCTGTACTGCCAGCTGTGTCTCCAGCTGAGTCCCGGGGACCGTGATTGCCCCAGTCAGATCATCACTGGCCAGAGCACAAGAGAAATTGTGGGAAGAgtccccaggagcaggcagcaaaGGCAGACACTTGGAGAACTGGATTAGGGTTATTAGCAACACTCTGAGGAGAGGGAGGGTGCAGAGAGTGGGGACCTGCAAGGGCTTTGGGAGTTCCCTTGGTTTTACTGAGGCTGAGGAAACGTTGCCACCACAGGATAttcccctgctcagagctgtgaccgtgttcacaggggtctgaggatgagggaagagatgaggatctgactccatgtttcagaaggcttgatttattattttatgatatatattatattaaaactataataaaggaatagaagaaaggatttaatcagaaggctagctaagaatagaaaaagaaagaatgataacaaaggcttgtgactgacctGAGAGtttgagccagctgactgtgattggccattaattagaaacaaccacatgagaccaatcccagatacacctgttgcattccacagcagcagataatcattgtttgcattttgttcctgaggcctctcagcttctcaggaggaaaaatcctaaggaaaggctttttcataaaagatgtctgtaacacagagctgctggcGAGGTGGCAAAGAACATTTGGTGGCAATGCCAGCCCTCTGGTGAGATGGCCAGAGGCATGCAGGACACACTGACGTGCACTCCTCCGGCAGGAGTGAAGAGCCTGGGGCTGAGCGGCGCTGTCAGCAGGAGATcggccgggggcagcggggccgaGCCGGGCACCGGGGACGGCGAGGCAGAGCCCGACACCCccgtgctgggcagggcagacacCAACGCCGTGGATGCCAGCTCCTTCCAGACCTACTGCATCGAGGGCATCGTGGCCATCCTCGGCTCCATGCtgctggggatggtgctgtgctgtgtgatcCATgtgtggaggaagaggaggaagtgaGCTGGTGGGGCggaggagagctgctgtggcagcacGGGGTGGCACGAGGTGTTTGGAGCTCCAGTGAGTGGAGATTGGTGCTGTGGGCTGGCCCAGAGccctctgtgtgccctgtgcaggggtGCCCACggcccaggggtgcccaggctgTTCCACACCCTCAcacccaccctgtgcccagcacgcctcagcagcttcctctgtCCACAGGCGCCTTGCAGCTGCCTGAGCCAGCTCAGAGGGCCCAGGCAGAGGAGCCAGCAGAGTGTTTGGagaatatttgtatttataaataaaGAGCAGAAGCACAATCAGTTGTGTTGTACTAGCAGCAAACTCACATGGGTGCCACTGCAGGTCCCCTGGGTACTGAGGGGGTGAGGGGAGCCCCACAATGCCACTGATTCTAATTTATTCCAATTTGATTTTCACTATGTGTATTATCCACGCTGTAAGCAATACAGTGACCCTGGACATGACCCTTCGTTGCGTTTTTTGCAAATTCATATTAATTCCACCTGAATGTGAGGAAGAACTCTGTGCAGGTGGCCATGCACTGGGACAGATTGCCCAGGTTGTGGAGTCTCACCCACTTGTGATATTCCAGGACTGTCTGACCACAATTCTGTGCAATGTACTCTGGATGACCTCGCTTGAGGAGGGAGGTGGGACCAGATGATCCCACTGTTGTCTCTTTCAGCCTTACCCACAATGTGATTTGTGTTCACCAATGCCTTTGCCAGTGATCCACCAGCACGCAGTGAGTGGAAGGGGTCTGCCATGCAGGTGAGATTGTTTCATATGCTTGGGCACCATCCCCTGGAGAAATGCATGGCAAGGAAAGGAGCTGGGGCTAACCTTGGCAGGGCTTTTTCCATCCCGGCTTACTGGAACACCAGGAAAAGGTGAGGTGCCTGTGCGGGTGTTTCCTGTGGAGctctgctgtgtctggctgctGTCCAGAACAAGCACTGAGTgtctcccagcctccagcaaCTCACAGACCCAGGAATATTTTATATCTATTCTGTTCTATACCTTTTGCCATGACATATTAACACTCTGTGGTTCATGCATTTATTCTGAACCTGCTTTCCTGTTGCTCCGACAAACCAAACTATTCATGGATCATGTATATGGATCATGTAAGTTCTCATAGAACATGACTGCACTTTCAGTGCCCAGCTGGTGACACAGGGAGGGGCCATGGAGGCACATGTGGCAGGGGCGAGAGCCATGGAACAACTTTTGGGGTGAGGTAAGGAGACAGAGATCATTCAACAGTTAAGTCATGGGCAAAACGCTTGactcaggaaaattaattttaatttattaccaatTAACAACCGAGTAGGACAACGTGAAGTAAGAGGATCAGTCAGGAGTGGAGCCCAGGTAGGCAAGgatgccagcagctgcagtgctgggggttTCTGGAGACTGCTGGTGACACCTAAGAGGTC from Agelaius phoeniceus isolate bAgePho1 chromosome 30, bAgePho1.hap1, whole genome shotgun sequence includes:
- the LOC143696181 gene encoding uncharacterized protein LOC143696181, giving the protein MQLYSLHQGPEYQDGRGQSSVETTKVLHDILRELKAIVGGVKSLGLSGAVSRRSAGGSGAEPGTGDGEAEPDTPVLGRADTNAVDASSFQTYCIEGIVAILGSMLLGMVLCCVIHVWRKRRK